In Pleomorphomonas sp. T1.2MG-36, one genomic interval encodes:
- a CDS encoding lipopolysaccharide biosynthesis protein, giving the protein MLIRQTILYLPAQFLSPVAQFLSVMIWTWWLPPAQMSTFVLVTSTQELAYMLSRSWFSFYTLRFLPPAEDVSGRRRYLETETTLLVLMTLPELAAAALSIHFFDGNGDPFLVFLIIAAYYVTRGLNNHFGERARAQDRILAYTLLLTSGPVGGLVAGVIATEIFGASAGELLVAYAAMQALGTVVALPMIGASLRTARLDLAIFKAAVLNGGPMLAVNGIGWFGENGIRYVVDHIGGSAAFGLMAVGWGLGRRSASVASMLVAVAAFPIAARLINAGDRDAALDQLKTNAALLTAVLLPSVVGLWLVTDILVDLAVAETYREVTRSILGLAAFGGMVRAYHSHATGQMLTLDRRYGLLIIVGLFEIVATAGLAVVGFNMNYLVGVVLGALIASGLTLAFSATLAIRLCGFRFPVADTLRIALATAVMGGVVYAIDWPHTALGLVGATLIGGLSYVMALAAVYYRRLPPLVGLITEKFAGTRP; this is encoded by the coding sequence ATGCTGATCCGCCAGACCATCCTCTACCTGCCGGCGCAGTTCCTGTCGCCGGTCGCCCAGTTCCTGTCGGTGATGATCTGGACCTGGTGGCTGCCGCCGGCGCAAATGTCCACCTTCGTGCTCGTCACCTCGACGCAGGAACTGGCCTATATGCTGAGCCGGTCCTGGTTCTCGTTCTATACGCTGCGTTTCCTACCCCCGGCCGAGGATGTCTCCGGGCGTCGCCGCTATCTGGAGACCGAGACGACGCTGCTCGTTCTGATGACGCTTCCCGAGCTCGCCGCCGCCGCGCTTTCCATTCACTTCTTTGATGGGAACGGAGATCCGTTTCTCGTCTTCCTGATCATTGCCGCCTACTACGTGACGCGAGGTCTCAACAACCATTTCGGCGAAAGAGCCCGCGCCCAGGACAGGATTCTCGCCTACACGCTGCTTTTGACATCGGGTCCGGTTGGCGGGCTCGTGGCGGGCGTCATTGCAACCGAGATCTTCGGCGCCTCCGCCGGCGAGCTTCTGGTCGCCTACGCGGCGATGCAGGCGCTGGGTACCGTCGTCGCTCTGCCGATGATCGGCGCCAGCCTTCGGACGGCGCGTCTCGATCTTGCGATCTTCAAGGCAGCCGTTCTGAACGGCGGACCGATGCTGGCGGTCAATGGCATCGGTTGGTTCGGCGAGAATGGCATTCGCTACGTCGTCGACCATATCGGCGGTTCCGCCGCCTTTGGCCTGATGGCCGTCGGCTGGGGGCTCGGCCGGCGCTCGGCCTCCGTCGCCTCGATGCTGGTGGCCGTGGCCGCCTTTCCGATCGCCGCTCGACTGATCAATGCCGGCGATCGCGACGCGGCCCTCGACCAGCTCAAGACCAATGCCGCGCTGCTGACCGCCGTCCTGTTGCCGTCGGTGGTGGGACTCTGGCTCGTCACCGACATCCTCGTTGATCTGGCGGTTGCCGAAACCTACCGCGAGGTGACCCGCTCCATTCTCGGCCTCGCCGCGTTCGGCGGCATGGTCCGCGCTTACCACTCGCATGCTACCGGCCAGATGCTGACGCTCGACCGCCGCTATGGCCTGCTCATCATCGTCGGCCTGTTCGAGATCGTCGCCACCGCCGGTCTGGCCGTCGTCGGCTTTAATATGAACTATCTCGTTGGCGTAGTCTTGGGCGCGTTGATCGCGTCCGGCCTGACGCTGGCGTTCTCGGCCACCCTTGCCATCCGCCTCTGCGGCTTCCGCTTCCCTGTGGCGGATACCCTTCGCATCGCGCTTGCTACCGCCGTCATGGGAGGCGTCGTCTACGCGATCGACTGGCCGCATACCGCCCTTGGTCTTGTGGGTGCCACGCTGATTGGCGGGCTTTCCTATGTCATGGCGCTCGCTGCCGTCTATTATAGGCGACTGCCGCCTCTGGTCGGCCTCATCACTGAAAAATTCGCGGGGACGCGACCATGA
- a CDS encoding VpsF family polysaccharide biosynthesis protein (VpsF, distantly related to oligosaccharide ligases, is encoded next to the probable flippase VpsE.): MALLAFQLPVSYRAGSVGFAIDVRPLAVGLTVLSVLALFLLSGQMLNLAGIPYDAAGGSPLSKIHPASYLSILALAAWIVADGGLGAFLARCWRESPGLVVMFLAIGLLAFQVIGVQKTPISQVTDNFVLTACLFASLVRLQPQEIRLVALLVQGVLAVNSFFGYAEVLGGFRLTPLYVNGELLSWEWRATALLGHPLMNAMTTAVCLVSLALGAGPFRRGPRLFLVLFHFGALFFFGGRTAIVLSAGALFAIAAFSGARLLLGRRFQLPVAGAAIFAVTLLVIGATLVVNGGFVDRLIDRFIDDDGSAMARVAMLSIFRDMSWSEVIFGPDVAAVKAMLPRIGTPVAIESAYIGFIAYYGGFVTVFFLMGLAAFFAELVRRFGGAVLLPLGIYFLISTAVSSFSTKSLELGLLTTLITTAFACRPRSSERSSPC, translated from the coding sequence ATGGCTTTGCTGGCGTTTCAGCTACCCGTCTCCTATCGCGCCGGCAGCGTCGGCTTTGCGATCGACGTCCGACCGTTGGCGGTCGGCCTGACGGTTCTTTCCGTGCTCGCGCTGTTCCTTCTGTCCGGCCAGATGCTCAATCTCGCCGGCATTCCCTATGACGCGGCCGGTGGCAGCCCGCTCTCCAAGATTCATCCGGCCAGCTATCTATCCATATTGGCGCTGGCCGCCTGGATTGTCGCCGATGGCGGCCTCGGAGCTTTCCTAGCCCGCTGTTGGCGCGAAAGTCCGGGCCTGGTCGTCATGTTCCTCGCCATCGGACTCCTCGCCTTCCAGGTCATCGGTGTTCAGAAAACGCCGATCTCCCAGGTAACCGACAACTTCGTGCTGACGGCCTGTCTGTTCGCCTCTCTCGTGCGGCTGCAGCCCCAGGAGATACGGCTCGTCGCGCTGCTTGTTCAGGGTGTCCTCGCGGTCAACAGCTTCTTCGGCTACGCAGAGGTGCTCGGTGGTTTCCGCCTGACGCCTCTCTACGTCAATGGCGAGCTGCTTTCCTGGGAATGGCGGGCGACGGCGCTGCTTGGTCATCCGTTGATGAACGCCATGACCACGGCGGTCTGTCTGGTATCGCTGGCTCTCGGCGCCGGGCCGTTCCGAAGGGGGCCACGTCTCTTCCTGGTGCTGTTTCACTTCGGTGCGCTGTTCTTCTTTGGCGGTCGTACCGCCATCGTCCTGTCGGCCGGCGCCCTTTTCGCCATCGCCGCTTTTTCTGGCGCGCGCCTGCTGCTCGGGCGCCGCTTCCAGCTCCCCGTGGCCGGCGCAGCCATTTTCGCCGTCACCTTGCTGGTGATCGGCGCCACACTCGTCGTCAACGGCGGCTTCGTCGACCGCCTCATCGATCGCTTCATCGACGACGATGGCAGCGCCATGGCCCGCGTTGCCATGCTGTCCATTTTCAGGGACATGTCGTGGTCGGAGGTGATTTTCGGGCCGGATGTCGCCGCCGTGAAGGCGATGTTGCCGAGGATCGGCACTCCGGTCGCCATCGAAAGCGCCTATATCGGCTTCATCGCCTATTACGGCGGCTTCGTTACGGTGTTCTTCCTGATGGGGCTTGCCGCCTTCTTCGCCGAACTGGTCCGCCGGTTCGGGGGGGCGGTTCTTCTGCCGCTCGGCATCTATTTCCTGATATCGACGGCGGTGTCCTCCTTCTCAACCAAGTCGCTTGAGCTTGGTCTCCTGACGACCCTCATCACCACGGCCTTTGCCTGCCGGCCGCGGTCTTCGGAAAGGTCGTCGCCATGCTGA
- a CDS encoding GumC family protein, which yields MNSLIISDDQSIVRPMTEETRRPGEVDIGLLLSILFHQWRLILIVTLLFVGSGLVYATLAPQVWQSTARVLLDPRDKQVVAGPGLSQPMQGVDAVWIDTQANVVTSASILSTVIDTLGLQSDPEFGGSRDTTLRALVKAIKVERADQTYVLDISVRSGSAERSARIAQELAEAFVANQVEVKQAAVREASNLINRQLDDLRAKARSAQEKLEAYRRNHGILTANGRSVDEDTLRQLNDAYVAARLRTQDAKARRDKIAAARAGGSDAALSGIDSTVLSRLKIERALAARTVGELGQDLGPNHPRMVAARADLVRAESQIEGELKTLSLSADAEYQVAVAAEAAARKSLDDAGAVVTDTGERTIELRELENEASLRADMYKTYVARTEEITLQANTQVSDARVIAPANVPLSPFAPRQTLILALSGIAGLGLALTIAVYRGRRYLPEYRDADEVAFVAPADPDTIHVPEDEDPTAGDAPHTTQPLAAVPPGPQPSTGTDESRATPSVLAEFTVATRSPVRDRRSRPTPRLPRAILSSALTDGDGMPSETSIEAFGALVRKITAAAGASRLVLVLGADDGPAAATIAFGLAHVPTRDGVLLIDASWDELPLHRAYVDETMPGVIDVIAGRAEAASIAICEGGPDVTLIGVGGPDSAADIAADVGRVADFVEKLSQDFGRIILHCGHRHSPELFQALLDRVDAVLIVADAIIEDDDEAAGMVRDLAGILPAFTGLVLVHERVESLAVAERA from the coding sequence TTGAACAGCCTCATCATATCCGACGACCAGAGCATCGTTAGGCCGATGACCGAGGAAACGCGCCGCCCGGGTGAGGTCGACATCGGCCTGCTGCTGTCCATCCTGTTCCACCAGTGGCGCTTGATCCTTATCGTCACGCTGCTGTTTGTCGGCTCGGGCCTTGTCTACGCGACGCTCGCTCCCCAGGTCTGGCAATCGACGGCCAGGGTGTTGCTCGACCCTCGCGACAAGCAGGTGGTCGCCGGCCCCGGCCTTTCCCAGCCGATGCAAGGCGTCGACGCCGTCTGGATCGACACCCAGGCCAACGTCGTCACGTCCGCCTCGATCCTTTCGACGGTCATCGATACGTTGGGCCTCCAAAGCGACCCGGAGTTCGGCGGCAGCCGAGACACGACGCTGAGGGCGCTGGTCAAGGCCATCAAGGTGGAGCGTGCCGACCAGACCTATGTGCTCGACATTTCGGTTCGCAGCGGTTCGGCCGAGCGATCCGCCCGCATTGCCCAGGAATTGGCCGAAGCGTTCGTCGCCAACCAGGTCGAGGTGAAGCAGGCCGCGGTCCGCGAGGCGAGCAATCTCATCAACCGGCAGCTCGACGATCTCAGGGCCAAGGCGCGCTCGGCCCAGGAGAAGCTCGAAGCCTATCGCCGCAACCATGGAATCCTGACCGCCAACGGCCGCTCGGTGGACGAGGACACCTTACGCCAGCTCAATGACGCCTACGTCGCCGCCCGCCTGCGCACCCAGGACGCCAAGGCGCGTCGCGACAAGATCGCAGCCGCCCGCGCCGGCGGATCGGACGCCGCGCTCTCGGGCATCGATTCCACGGTCTTGAGCCGGCTCAAGATCGAGCGGGCTCTCGCCGCCCGCACCGTTGGCGAACTCGGCCAGGATCTCGGTCCGAACCATCCCCGCATGGTGGCGGCTCGGGCCGACCTCGTGCGCGCCGAGTCCCAGATCGAAGGCGAGCTCAAGACGCTCTCGCTCAGCGCCGACGCCGAATACCAGGTGGCGGTAGCCGCCGAGGCCGCGGCGCGAAAGTCGCTCGACGATGCCGGCGCCGTGGTCACCGACACCGGCGAGCGGACCATCGAGTTGCGCGAGCTCGAAAACGAAGCCTCCCTGCGCGCCGACATGTACAAGACCTATGTCGCGCGAACCGAGGAAATCACCCTGCAGGCCAACACGCAGGTGTCGGACGCGCGCGTCATCGCGCCGGCCAATGTGCCGCTTTCCCCCTTTGCACCGCGTCAAACCCTCATTCTGGCTCTTTCCGGCATCGCCGGCCTCGGTCTCGCACTGACGATCGCGGTCTATCGCGGCCGCCGCTATCTGCCGGAATATCGAGACGCCGACGAAGTGGCCTTCGTGGCCCCCGCGGATCCCGATACGATCCATGTTCCGGAAGACGAGGATCCGACGGCAGGGGACGCCCCCCACACGACGCAGCCCCTCGCGGCGGTGCCCCCGGGGCCTCAGCCAAGCACCGGGACGGACGAAAGCCGGGCAACGCCCTCGGTGTTGGCTGAGTTCACGGTGGCGACGCGCTCGCCTGTCCGCGACCGTCGCAGCCGTCCGACGCCCCGGTTACCGCGCGCCATTCTCTCCAGCGCCCTGACCGATGGCGACGGCATGCCCAGCGAGACCTCCATCGAGGCATTCGGTGCGCTCGTTCGCAAGATCACGGCCGCCGCCGGCGCATCGCGCCTGGTTCTCGTGCTTGGTGCCGACGACGGCCCTGCAGCGGCGACCATCGCCTTCGGCCTCGCCCACGTACCGACCAGGGACGGCGTTCTGCTGATAGATGCCTCCTGGGATGAACTCCCGCTGCATCGCGCCTATGTCGATGAGACGATGCCCGGCGTCATCGACGTCATAGCCGGACGGGCCGAGGCTGCCAGCATCGCGATCTGCGAAGGCGGACCCGACGTGACGCTCATCGGCGTCGGTGGACCAGACTCGGCGGCCGACATCGCCGCCGACGTCGGCCGTGTCGCCGACTTCGTCGAGAAACTCTCCCAGGATTTTGGCCGCATCATCCTGCATTGCGGGCACCGTCATTCGCCCGAACTGTTTCAAGCCCTTCTCGACCGGGTCGATGCCGTGCTGATCGTCGCCGACGCCATCATCGAAGACGACGACGAGGCGGCGGGAATGGTGCGCGATCTGGCAGGAATCCTGCCGGCATTCACCGGCCTCGTGCTGGTGCACGAGCGCGTGGAAAGCCTCGCCGTGGCCGAGCGCGCCTGA
- a CDS encoding WecB/TagA/CpsF family glycosyltransferase yields the protein MSGLFLDLPVSTEAAKSAESGHAPDPIATIDTVGVNIGKQVDLVHLVTFDALTGRGGTVFTLNLDHLVKLEHDPAFRAAYDQATYVSADGAPVVAMARRQGASLVRVTGADLVRPLCGAAALARVPVHFFGTSPETLATSVAVLRCEFPRLIVADFESPPYGFSPFGVDARAAAERIAASGARICFVALGAPKQEVFAEFARRWAPGVTFVCIGAALDFIGGRQSRAPEVLQAAGLEWLWRLVHDPRRLGKRYALSALYLLRYNARELASRLPWRRSAAVADKANGEE from the coding sequence ATGTCTGGTCTATTCCTAGATCTTCCGGTTTCGACCGAAGCCGCAAAGTCCGCAGAATCCGGCCATGCGCCCGACCCGATCGCTACGATCGACACGGTGGGCGTCAACATCGGAAAGCAGGTGGACCTCGTCCATCTCGTCACATTTGACGCATTGACCGGCAGAGGCGGCACCGTCTTCACGCTGAACCTCGATCATCTGGTCAAGCTGGAGCATGATCCGGCCTTCCGTGCCGCCTACGATCAAGCGACATATGTCTCGGCCGATGGCGCCCCGGTGGTGGCCATGGCGCGACGGCAGGGGGCAAGTCTCGTCCGCGTCACCGGCGCCGATCTTGTGCGTCCGCTCTGCGGAGCGGCGGCGCTTGCCCGGGTTCCCGTACACTTCTTCGGCACGAGCCCGGAAACGCTCGCCACCAGCGTGGCCGTTCTTCGCTGCGAGTTTCCGCGTCTCATCGTCGCCGATTTCGAGAGCCCGCCCTACGGTTTCAGTCCCTTCGGGGTAGACGCCCGGGCCGCCGCCGAACGCATCGCGGCGAGCGGCGCCCGCATCTGCTTCGTGGCCCTCGGGGCACCCAAGCAGGAAGTCTTCGCCGAGTTCGCCCGCCGCTGGGCACCCGGCGTCACGTTCGTCTGCATCGGCGCAGCACTCGACTTCATCGGCGGGCGCCAGAGCAGGGCACCAGAGGTGCTTCAGGCCGCCGGTCTCGAATGGCTATGGCGCCTCGTTCACGATCCGCGCCGCCTCGGCAAGCGCTACGCGCTGTCGGCGCTCTATCTTCTGCGCTACAACGCGCGCGAACTGGCGAGCCGGCTGCCATGGCGGCGCTCCGCCGCTGTCGCCGACAAGGCCAACGGAGAGGAGTGA
- a CDS encoding glycosyltransferase, with amino-acid sequence MTHRITLLHSIDPRGGKVGGIETHVRLMLSRHPDNVSVLLIGIDERGDLEIGKPVQVDFDGRPIDFLPVVHIPGEAMRAAAKTISQSVTLRFTLGVMRHLLTIRRLAAGDTASTEIERFEQAIPAWLIGHPVVQLVHNEETKGDKMDSILGRHFWIHRLSEKIGLALATRVVGVNPNIIARYEREMPQVARKSEFITVSVDTERFPVAPFPSSDVFRVVFAGRLDAFKDPPLMFETLRRLHAKLDGKLEFHYIGTSDPHRDKEFAAIEPFTIRHGFQTGDGVSAIMRNCHSGILTSYFEGMPCYLLETLSSGRPMGAIRLSQYDPLIKAGVSGFLVERPEDREAAAEAMADGFVQLATDIAAGRLDPEAIRTKVTPYSVAVQMPKLFERHIALGRARAKTPQPGVASPANSRSH; translated from the coding sequence ATGACCCATCGCATAACGCTCCTTCACTCGATCGACCCGCGCGGCGGCAAGGTCGGCGGCATCGAAACCCATGTGCGGCTGATGCTGTCGCGCCACCCCGACAACGTGTCCGTTCTCCTCATTGGAATCGACGAGCGCGGCGACCTGGAGATCGGCAAGCCGGTACAGGTCGACTTCGACGGACGCCCTATCGACTTCCTGCCGGTGGTACACATTCCGGGCGAGGCGATGCGCGCGGCCGCGAAGACAATCAGCCAATCGGTGACGCTCCGCTTCACTCTCGGCGTCATGCGGCACCTCCTGACCATTCGCCGTCTTGCCGCCGGGGATACCGCCTCGACGGAGATCGAGCGTTTCGAACAGGCGATCCCGGCCTGGCTCATCGGCCATCCGGTGGTGCAGCTCGTGCATAACGAGGAGACCAAGGGCGACAAGATGGACAGCATCCTCGGTCGCCACTTCTGGATTCATCGTCTCAGCGAGAAGATCGGGCTGGCGCTCGCCACCCGCGTCGTGGGCGTCAATCCGAACATCATTGCCCGTTACGAGCGGGAGATGCCACAGGTCGCCCGCAAATCGGAGTTCATTACCGTTTCGGTCGATACCGAGCGCTTCCCGGTGGCTCCCTTCCCATCAAGCGACGTGTTTCGCGTGGTATTCGCCGGCCGGCTCGACGCCTTCAAGGATCCGCCGCTGATGTTCGAGACGTTGCGGCGGCTGCATGCAAAGCTCGATGGCAAGCTGGAGTTTCATTACATCGGCACGTCCGACCCGCACCGCGACAAGGAGTTCGCGGCCATCGAACCGTTCACCATCCGCCACGGTTTCCAGACGGGCGACGGCGTATCGGCCATCATGCGCAATTGTCACAGCGGCATCCTCACGTCCTATTTCGAGGGCATGCCCTGCTACCTGCTGGAGACGCTTTCGAGCGGGCGGCCGATGGGGGCAATCCGCCTGTCGCAGTACGATCCGCTGATCAAGGCGGGCGTGTCGGGATTTCTCGTCGAACGGCCGGAAGATCGCGAAGCCGCCGCCGAGGCGATGGCCGACGGCTTCGTGCAATTGGCGACGGACATCGCGGCCGGGCGGCTCGACCCCGAGGCAATTCGAACCAAGGTGACGCCTTATTCGGTGGCGGTGCAGATGCCTAAGCTATTCGAACGGCATATCGCGCTCGGCCGCGCCCGCGCCAAGACTCCTCAACCGGGCGTCGCCAGCCCGGCGAACAGCCGCTCCCACTGA
- a CDS encoding glycosyltransferase produces MRKLDILLYTRASGGGGAERVWAILANGLAARGHRVTFAFDETMANDGVDPAVETIDVGRRHPVAVLRLARLLRARRFDVIAGAVSVSCVKLAFAKALALSRVPLVFSYHGFEEYKTGRLSAFGFYALPALAPLVRRFVGVSDGIVQALVERWHAPTARTERIYNPVPLLAAPTAEEIAARPPIVGAVGRLSREKGMDVLLDAFARLTTPGASLLIGGDGPERQRLAEQAADLGIGNRVRFLGRVSSAAEVYGLSRVAAVPSRTEAFGMTTVEALSAGLGVVASDCEGSREILAGRHGELVPVGDVAAMASALDRALSAPPDPAPGVARAREFSDEAGIDQWERLFAGLATPG; encoded by the coding sequence ATGCGCAAGCTGGATATTCTTCTCTATACCCGCGCCTCCGGCGGCGGCGGCGCCGAGCGCGTCTGGGCGATTCTGGCCAATGGCCTTGCGGCGCGCGGTCACCGCGTCACGTTCGCTTTCGACGAAACGATGGCTAACGACGGCGTCGATCCGGCCGTCGAGACGATCGATGTCGGCAGGCGCCACCCGGTCGCGGTGCTGCGGCTCGCCCGTCTGCTGCGCGCTCGCCGCTTCGACGTGATCGCCGGCGCCGTATCCGTCTCCTGCGTCAAGCTGGCCTTCGCCAAGGCGCTCGCCCTGTCGCGGGTTCCGCTTGTCTTTTCCTACCACGGCTTCGAGGAATACAAGACGGGCCGCCTGTCCGCCTTCGGCTTTTATGCCTTGCCGGCGCTTGCTCCTCTGGTTCGCCGCTTCGTCGGTGTGTCCGACGGCATCGTTCAGGCGCTCGTCGAACGCTGGCATGCGCCGACGGCCCGCACGGAACGCATATACAATCCGGTGCCGCTTCTGGCCGCGCCCACCGCCGAGGAGATCGCGGCCCGGCCGCCGATCGTCGGCGCCGTCGGCCGCCTATCGCGGGAAAAGGGCATGGACGTGCTGCTCGACGCCTTCGCCCGCCTGACGACTCCCGGCGCGAGCCTCCTCATCGGCGGCGACGGTCCGGAGCGCCAGCGTTTGGCCGAGCAGGCGGCCGACCTCGGCATCGGCAACCGGGTGCGTTTTCTGGGACGGGTTTCCTCGGCCGCCGAAGTCTATGGCCTGTCACGCGTCGCGGCGGTGCCGTCGCGTACCGAGGCCTTCGGCATGACCACCGTCGAAGCGCTCTCGGCCGGTCTCGGGGTCGTCGCGTCGGACTGCGAAGGGTCGCGTGAAATCCTGGCCGGGCGTCATGGCGAGCTGGTTCCTGTCGGCGACGTCGCGGCGATGGCGTCGGCGCTTGACCGGGCGTTGTCGGCCCCGCCCGACCCGGCACCGGGCGTCGCCCGGGCGCGGGAGTTCTCGGACGAGGCCGGCATCGATCAGTGGGAGCGGCTGTTCGCCGGGCTGGCGACGCCCGGTTGA
- a CDS encoding DMT family transporter, which yields MSVALLTRRAVGSTIGLGIFMMFFGDFMFAVNDVMGKWLAGTFSAGQIVLTRSLAALVVLAPLLMKGGAPNLLRLEKPGVQVSRVGLATAELVFFYMAIRYLPLADVMTFYLAGPIYVAAVSPWLLGERVSRRQWLAIAIGFAGVVVVLRPGSGSLSWPALISIGGSLCYAMVVVQSRQLRGTPDRVLVFWQTIGALVIGAILSPFDWVAPSLADLMMLAALGVISMTAHLCIARSLKLAPAAVVAPIQYSLLLWAILFGWLVFGDRPQSSMLIGAAVIVIAGLMVVSGRGKQSEAPAEAD from the coding sequence TTGTCCGTTGCGCTTCTTACCCGCCGCGCCGTCGGTTCCACCATCGGTCTCGGCATCTTCATGATGTTCTTCGGCGACTTCATGTTCGCCGTCAACGACGTCATGGGAAAGTGGCTGGCCGGCACCTTCTCGGCCGGCCAGATCGTACTGACACGGTCACTTGCCGCCCTCGTCGTGCTCGCTCCCCTGCTCATGAAGGGCGGAGCGCCGAATCTCCTCAGGCTCGAGAAGCCGGGGGTACAGGTATCCCGCGTCGGGCTGGCGACGGCGGAGCTCGTGTTCTTCTACATGGCCATCCGTTACCTGCCTCTTGCCGACGTCATGACCTTCTATCTGGCCGGACCGATCTATGTCGCCGCCGTGTCGCCCTGGCTGCTCGGCGAGCGGGTGAGCCGCCGTCAATGGCTGGCCATCGCCATAGGATTTGCCGGCGTCGTCGTCGTGCTGCGCCCCGGTTCGGGCAGCCTCTCCTGGCCGGCGCTGATCTCCATCGGCGGCTCGCTCTGCTATGCCATGGTGGTGGTGCAAAGCCGTCAACTGCGCGGCACGCCCGATCGGGTGCTCGTCTTCTGGCAGACGATCGGCGCGCTGGTCATAGGCGCCATCCTCTCGCCCTTCGACTGGGTGGCACCGAGTCTCGCGGACCTCATGATGCTCGCCGCCCTCGGCGTCATCTCGATGACCGCCCATCTCTGCATCGCACGATCGCTCAAGCTGGCTCCGGCCGCCGTGGTGGCCCCGATCCAGTACTCGCTGCTGCTGTGGGCGATCCTGTTCGGCTGGCTGGTGTTCGGCGACCGGCCGCAGTCCTCGATGCTGATCGGCGCGGCCGTGATCGTCATCGCCGGTCTGATGGTGGTGAGCGGCCGTGGCAAGCAAAGCGAAGCGCCGGCGGAGGCCGACTGA
- a CDS encoding lytic murein transglycosylase, translating to MRSSVSVLAALVFGLPAFATSGLAATCSAKGDGFDTWLAGYSKTLIEAGLPPDVVRSSLSGIAFDPAVIKKDRGQGVFSQTFAEFAGRMVNKNRLTVGAQKIKANADLFARIEAQYGVPPQVIVAVWGLESDFGANTGDFPTLQSLATLAYDCRRPVMFQNELLDAVQIVARGDLNPSEMKGAWAGELGQTQFLPSNYLRHAVDFDGDGRRNLIKSAPDVLASTANYLQSLGWAKGQPWLVEVDIPTELPWDQADLPIKKPVGEWQAMGVRAANGSIPDGLAALYLPMGRFGPAFLAYHNFDVYLGWNESLVYSTTAAYFATRLAGAQPVGAGNGRVDALGASDIAFIQGALTAQGFDAGPKDGKLGQRTREAVRGFQMKAGLPADGWPDSALLQALR from the coding sequence ATGCGGTCTTCGGTTTCCGTCCTTGCAGCGTTGGTTTTCGGACTGCCGGCATTCGCCACGTCCGGCCTCGCCGCGACCTGCAGCGCCAAGGGCGATGGCTTCGACACCTGGCTCGCGGGCTATTCGAAGACGCTGATAGAAGCCGGTCTTCCGCCCGATGTCGTCCGCTCGTCGCTTTCGGGCATCGCCTTCGATCCGGCAGTGATCAAGAAGGATCGGGGACAGGGCGTCTTCTCGCAGACGTTCGCCGAATTTGCCGGCCGCATGGTCAACAAGAACCGTCTGACGGTCGGGGCGCAGAAGATCAAGGCCAATGCCGATCTCTTCGCCCGCATCGAAGCGCAGTACGGCGTGCCGCCGCAGGTGATCGTCGCCGTCTGGGGGCTCGAAAGCGACTTCGGCGCCAACACCGGCGATTTCCCGACCCTGCAATCGCTGGCTACCCTGGCCTACGACTGCCGCCGGCCGGTGATGTTCCAGAACGAGTTGCTCGATGCCGTCCAGATCGTGGCGCGGGGCGACCTCAACCCCTCCGAGATGAAGGGAGCCTGGGCCGGCGAACTCGGCCAGACCCAGTTCCTGCCGTCCAACTACCTTCGTCACGCCGTGGATTTCGATGGCGATGGCCGCCGCAATCTCATCAAGAGCGCCCCCGATGTGCTGGCGTCCACCGCCAACTATCTTCAGTCGCTCGGTTGGGCGAAGGGCCAGCCGTGGCTCGTCGAGGTCGACATTCCCACCGAGCTTCCGTGGGACCAGGCCGATCTGCCCATCAAGAAACCGGTCGGCGAATGGCAGGCGATGGGCGTGCGCGCCGCCAATGGCTCGATCCCCGACGGCCTTGCCGCGCTCTATCTGCCGATGGGCCGCTTCGGGCCGGCCTTCCTTGCCTATCACAACTTCGACGTCTACCTCGGCTGGAACGAGTCGCTGGTCTACTCGACGACGGCAGCCTATTTCGCCACCCGGCTCGCCGGCGCGCAGCCGGTCGGTGCCGGCAACGGCAGGGTCGATGCGCTCGGCGCCTCCGACATTGCCTTTATCCAGGGCGCTCTGACGGCACAGGGCTTTGATGCCGGCCCCAAGGACGGCAAGCTCGGCCAGCGGACGCGCGAGGCGGTGAGAGGCTTCCAGATGAAAGCCGGCTTGCCGGCCGACGGCTGGCCGGATTCGGCGCTGCTCCAGGCCCTCAGGTGA